One Sporolituus thermophilus DSM 23256 genomic region harbors:
- a CDS encoding benzoate/H(+) symporter BenE family transporter, protein MIMEKGYDLRESLKVLWANINAAAVGTGLVATLFSTLGPGVIVMNAAKQGGLTDAQAVSWLFGIYVFGGLSTMFMALRYRIPVVIAYSIPGAVLLGKVLSQFTINEAVGAYMLVGLATFILTATGAIKKVVDHIPVPIMLGMVGGVLLSFGVSMFSAAIKTPSIYGVMLVVFFVTMTFRHFSQKIPPIMIAMIAGAILLTSFGLVKPVTLNWQLAKPVFVAPDISLKAILNISVPLFFLVIGVQNIQAVGVLMAEGYKPPINAMYLVPSIGAFINGLVGAHPAVTAGPSTAICSSSAAGERKEMRFIAAFFEGVFWFTFALSAKVAVDAVKLVPPEFTAVLAGLAMFDVFGSVFKGAFTGQFRSGAVVAFFVAITNLSILNIGAPFWAIIFGVLTSLLLEKNDFKFVNGTNGSSLANAKA, encoded by the coding sequence ATGATAATGGAGAAAGGCTACGACCTCAGAGAAAGTTTAAAAGTATTATGGGCTAATATTAATGCAGCCGCAGTGGGAACGGGTCTGGTAGCTACCCTATTCAGCACTCTTGGGCCCGGTGTAATCGTAATGAATGCCGCCAAACAGGGCGGACTGACAGATGCCCAGGCAGTTTCGTGGTTGTTTGGTATTTATGTTTTCGGTGGCCTTTCGACAATGTTTATGGCTTTGCGGTATCGTATTCCAGTTGTTATTGCTTACAGTATACCTGGGGCTGTGCTTTTGGGCAAAGTACTATCACAATTTACGATAAATGAGGCAGTTGGAGCTTATATGCTTGTCGGCTTGGCAACATTTATTCTTACCGCGACAGGAGCTATTAAAAAGGTTGTTGATCATATACCGGTTCCGATAATGCTTGGCATGGTCGGTGGCGTGTTGTTAAGCTTCGGTGTTAGCATGTTTTCCGCGGCAATTAAAACTCCCTCGATTTATGGCGTCATGCTGGTAGTCTTTTTTGTCACAATGACCTTCCGGCATTTTTCGCAGAAAATACCGCCCATTATGATCGCCATGATTGCCGGCGCCATTTTGTTGACTTCTTTCGGCCTGGTTAAACCGGTAACATTAAATTGGCAATTGGCTAAACCTGTATTTGTCGCCCCCGATATCAGTCTCAAAGCCATACTGAATATCAGTGTTCCCCTGTTTTTCCTGGTTATTGGCGTGCAGAACATCCAAGCGGTTGGCGTGCTTATGGCAGAAGGCTATAAACCGCCGATAAATGCCATGTATTTGGTTCCCAGTATCGGTGCTTTTATTAATGGATTGGTTGGCGCACATCCGGCTGTTACTGCCGGGCCGAGTACAGCAATCTGTTCCAGTTCGGCCGCTGGGGAAAGAAAAGAGATGCGGTTTATCGCGGCGTTCTTTGAGGGAGTATTCTGGTTTACATTTGCGCTTTCCGCCAAAGTGGCTGTTGACGCGGTCAAACTTGTTCCGCCTGAATTTACCGCCGTATTGGCAGGACTTGCAATGTTTGACGTGTTTGGCAGCGTCTTTAAAGGTGCCTTCACCGGCCAGTTCCGGTCGGGTGCTGTTGTAGCCTTTTTCGTCGCTATTACCAATTTGTCGATCTTGAATATTGGCGCTCCTTTTTGGGCCATTATTTTTGGGGTTTTAACTTCGCTGCTGCTGGAGAAAAATGATTTCAAATTTGTTAATGGCACCAACGGAAGTAGCTTAGCAAACGCTAAGGCTTAA
- a CDS encoding 2-keto-4-pentenoate hydratase has translation MEKTIIEQLAKELYQAEMTRTPVEALTARYPAITNEDAYQVQLVGQKLRENDGHVIVGRKIGLTSKAMQAALGVFEPDYGYITDRMMALEGDAVSMNELIAPKVEAEIAFVLKRDLAGPGITVAQVLEATAGIMPALEIIDTRIKDWKIKIQDTIADGASIGKVILSGKLLPVGALDMRYMGMVLEKNGEIVATGAGAAVLGHPANAVAWLANKLSQFGITLKAGEIIMSGSLTAACPVAAGDNIRATFDHIGSVSARFI, from the coding sequence ATGGAAAAAACCATCATAGAGCAACTAGCTAAAGAACTTTATCAGGCGGAAATGACGCGGACACCTGTTGAAGCGCTAACGGCGCGTTATCCGGCCATCACTAACGAAGATGCCTATCAGGTACAGCTTGTAGGCCAAAAGTTGCGGGAAAACGACGGGCACGTTATTGTAGGCCGAAAAATTGGCCTGACCAGCAAAGCCATGCAGGCTGCGCTCGGCGTGTTTGAACCGGATTACGGCTACATTACCGACCGCATGATGGCTCTGGAGGGCGATGCGGTCAGCATGAACGAGCTCATCGCCCCAAAAGTGGAGGCGGAAATTGCTTTCGTGCTGAAGCGCGACTTGGCCGGTCCCGGCATCACCGTGGCGCAGGTGCTTGAGGCTACGGCGGGAATTATGCCGGCGCTGGAGATTATTGATACCCGCATAAAAGACTGGAAGATTAAAATTCAGGACACCATTGCCGACGGCGCTTCCATTGGCAAAGTCATCCTCAGCGGCAAGCTGCTGCCCGTTGGGGCGCTAGATATGCGCTACATGGGGATGGTACTGGAGAAAAACGGCGAAATCGTTGCTACCGGGGCCGGGGCGGCCGTACTTGGTCATCCGGCAAATGCCGTGGCCTGGCTGGCTAATAAACTTTCCCAGTTCGGAATTACCCTCAAAGCAGGAGAAATAATCATGTCCGGATCACTGACCGCTGCCTGTCCGGTAGCTGCTGGGGACAACATCAGGGCGACTTTCGACCATATCGGTAGCGTCAGTGCCCGGTTTATCTAA
- a CDS encoding IclR family transcriptional regulator has translation MPVETNHGRQIQSVARAVQILEYLATAGNQDSLSNISRAIGLSKSTTYSLISTLEQLGYVQQDQSTGRYSLGMKLFELGQVVHSSMDIRRLAMPHLRELVAKYGETAHLAVLSKGEVVYIDKVDSLHSIRIASQIGGRNPAHCTGVGKVLLAWLSDTELEKVMAGRVLHKFTPNTITDYAQLKRHLQEIRLRGYALDEEEFEIGLTCVAAPIKNHRQAVIAAISFSGPTSRMNNENLSMIIRDVTETAKIISMEFGFKE, from the coding sequence ATGCCTGTTGAAACCAACCACGGCCGGCAAATTCAGTCGGTGGCCAGGGCTGTACAAATCCTTGAATATTTGGCTACTGCCGGTAATCAAGATAGTCTCAGCAATATTAGCCGCGCCATTGGGCTTAGCAAAAGCACTACGTACAGCCTGATTTCCACGCTGGAGCAACTGGGCTATGTCCAACAAGACCAGTCAACAGGCCGGTACTCCTTGGGAATGAAACTGTTTGAACTAGGTCAAGTGGTTCATTCAAGCATGGATATTCGGCGACTGGCTATGCCCCATCTTCGTGAACTGGTGGCAAAATACGGCGAAACCGCACACTTGGCCGTGCTGTCCAAAGGCGAAGTAGTATACATTGACAAAGTTGATAGCCTCCACTCTATCCGTATCGCATCCCAAATTGGGGGGCGCAATCCAGCCCATTGTACTGGCGTGGGTAAAGTGCTGCTTGCCTGGCTAAGCGATACTGAGCTTGAGAAAGTCATGGCCGGACGGGTGTTGCATAAATTTACCCCCAATACCATTACCGACTATGCGCAACTAAAACGACATTTGCAGGAAATCCGCCTGCGTGGCTATGCCTTGGATGAAGAGGAATTTGAAATCGGCCTTACCTGTGTGGCTGCGCCAATTAAGAATCACCGCCAGGCGGTCATTGCCGCTATTAGTTTTTCTGGTCCTACGAGCCGGATGAATAACGAAAACTTAAGTATGATTATCCGAGACGTGACTGAAACGGCCAAAATCATTTCCATGGAGTTTGGCTTCAAAGAATAA
- the dmpG gene encoding 4-hydroxy-2-oxovalerate aldolase, with translation MKRIRIIDTTLRDGMHAVSHQLTPEQVALIASRLDEAGVGTIEVGHGDGLGGSSMQYGFAKATDREYLKAVSQAIKQTRLDVLLIPGIGTIEDLKVAMEYGAKTVRVATHVTEADVGEQHIGFAKKNGLEAIGFLMMSHMASPEKVAEQAKLFESYGADIIYVADSAGAMLPEDVKARVSAVRSAVSLPVGFHAHNNLGLAIGNNLAAIEAGATVLDGTVRGLGGGAGNAQLEVLVAVLNRMGYETGIDLYKVMDLSEEVVAPLMQRPQIINREALAIGYAGAYSSFLLHAYRAAEKFGVDARDVLIELGRRKTVGGQEDLIIDVAIELANKKARTA, from the coding sequence GTGAAGCGGATTAGAATAATTGATACTACATTACGGGATGGGATGCACGCTGTCAGCCACCAATTAACGCCGGAGCAGGTGGCCTTGATTGCTTCGCGTTTGGATGAAGCCGGCGTTGGAACAATCGAAGTAGGCCATGGAGATGGTCTTGGTGGATCTTCAATGCAATATGGCTTTGCCAAGGCAACAGACCGGGAATACCTTAAGGCTGTATCGCAAGCGATAAAGCAAACCCGGCTTGATGTATTGCTAATCCCGGGAATTGGCACGATTGAAGATTTGAAGGTTGCAATGGAGTACGGTGCGAAGACGGTACGGGTTGCAACCCATGTAACGGAAGCCGATGTTGGCGAGCAACACATCGGTTTTGCCAAAAAGAACGGTCTTGAAGCTATCGGTTTTTTAATGATGTCGCATATGGCTTCCCCGGAAAAAGTGGCTGAACAGGCCAAACTGTTTGAAAGCTATGGTGCAGACATTATCTATGTAGCCGATTCGGCCGGGGCCATGCTGCCGGAAGATGTCAAGGCCCGGGTTAGTGCTGTAAGGTCCGCCGTATCGCTTCCTGTAGGCTTTCACGCCCATAATAACCTGGGTCTTGCTATAGGAAATAATCTTGCCGCTATTGAAGCCGGAGCAACGGTGTTGGACGGTACGGTTCGAGGTCTGGGCGGCGGAGCCGGGAATGCCCAATTGGAGGTTTTGGTAGCTGTTCTCAATCGCATGGGATATGAAACAGGAATAGATCTTTATAAGGTAATGGACCTGAGCGAGGAAGTGGTAGCGCCGCTAATGCAACGGCCGCAAATTATAAATAGGGAAGCTTTGGCTATAGGCTATGCCGGAGCATACAGCAGTTTCCTATTGCATGCGTACCGCGCGGCGGAGAAATTCGGCGTCGACGCCAGGGATGTTTTGATCGAACTGGGGCGGCGCAAAACTGTTGGTGGACAGGAGGATCTGATTATTGACGTTGCCATAGAGCTGGCAAATAAGAAAGCGCGGACTGCGTAG
- a CDS encoding L-lactate permease yields MWTQQYDPFSNQVLSIIIASSPVILMFLLLAVFKVKGYLAGSVTLAYTFTVALLWGLPPQFTFFAGLYGFVYGLYPIMYIIFQAFFLYNLVVESGQFLKMRQTLETLTADRRLQVLIIGFCFTAFLDSTAGFVAPVAISTAILKSLGFPAFQAAGLCLIASAVPAAYGAIGIPVLVMAKVTGLPVDQLSRGIAKIIPFMSFLIPGWMVILLVGWRRAVEVLPHILACALPYSFCTWLVATYIGPDLAGVIPAIVSLFTVLLSIKTLTPCDAYRFESDPPVNISGTFKWRDFIGSWYPFILLALMVLLWRIPYVYELLGRYSVVWFIQGLHNLVVKIPPAASQPAPLEAALVFDVLSSVGTAIFVVTAISAKLLGISATTYFSVLRLTLFQLKWPTINMGCVFALAFIINFSGMSATLGLAFASTGPFYPFFTPILALLGSFIVGSNTATNAMFGALEVVSAEALGFDPVLAASILSCGTVAGKMVAPQALAVAASAAELLGKEGEIFVFTIKQALVFAIILGMLAIVASRVFGN; encoded by the coding sequence ATGTGGACACAGCAGTACGACCCGTTTTCTAATCAGGTTCTGTCAATTATTATTGCCAGTTCACCAGTTATTCTTATGTTTCTCCTGCTTGCGGTCTTCAAAGTAAAAGGGTATTTAGCCGGTAGCGTTACCTTGGCCTATACATTTACGGTAGCGCTGCTCTGGGGATTGCCGCCGCAGTTTACTTTTTTCGCTGGCTTATACGGATTTGTTTATGGGTTATACCCGATAATGTACATAATTTTCCAGGCTTTTTTTCTGTATAACTTAGTGGTCGAGAGCGGTCAATTCCTCAAGATGCGGCAAACATTGGAAACGCTTACAGCCGACCGCAGGCTGCAGGTGCTAATAATCGGCTTTTGTTTTACGGCCTTTCTAGATAGTACCGCCGGGTTCGTAGCACCTGTGGCAATTTCTACTGCGATCCTAAAAAGCCTGGGTTTCCCAGCTTTTCAGGCTGCAGGTCTATGCCTAATTGCCAGCGCTGTTCCGGCTGCCTATGGAGCTATCGGCATTCCTGTATTAGTGATGGCTAAAGTGACGGGGTTGCCGGTAGACCAATTAAGCCGCGGGATTGCAAAAATAATTCCTTTCATGTCTTTTTTAATTCCGGGCTGGATGGTTATATTGTTGGTCGGGTGGCGGCGGGCAGTGGAAGTTTTGCCGCATATTCTGGCTTGCGCGCTGCCGTATTCCTTTTGTACATGGCTTGTTGCCACTTATATTGGCCCGGATTTAGCCGGCGTCATCCCCGCTATTGTCAGCCTGTTTACGGTGTTGTTGTCTATTAAGACTCTAACGCCGTGCGACGCGTATAGGTTTGAGTCAGATCCGCCGGTAAACATTAGCGGCACGTTTAAATGGCGGGATTTTATCGGCAGCTGGTATCCATTTATATTGCTGGCACTTATGGTATTGCTCTGGAGAATACCTTACGTATACGAGTTACTTGGCCGGTATAGCGTCGTTTGGTTTATCCAGGGACTACATAACCTGGTAGTCAAGATTCCGCCTGCGGCGTCCCAACCGGCACCGCTTGAGGCAGCGCTGGTATTTGATGTCTTGTCTTCGGTAGGAACGGCAATTTTCGTTGTTACGGCTATCAGCGCCAAACTGCTTGGTATATCAGCAACAACTTACTTTTCCGTATTGAGGCTAACTCTGTTTCAGCTTAAATGGCCGACAATTAATATGGGTTGTGTGTTTGCTCTTGCTTTCATTATTAACTTTAGCGGTATGAGCGCGACATTAGGCTTGGCTTTTGCCTCAACAGGCCCGTTCTACCCTTTTTTCACGCCCATCCTTGCGTTGCTTGGCAGTTTCATCGTCGGGAGCAATACCGCCACGAATGCTATGTTTGGCGCGTTGGAAGTGGTTAGCGCCGAGGCTCTGGGCTTTGACCCTGTTTTAGCTGCCAGTATCCTTAGCTGTGGCACCGTGGCCGGGAAAATGGTAGCGCCCCAGGCGCTGGCGGTAGCGGCCAGTGCCGCTGAGCTATTAGGCAAAGAAGGCGAAATATTTGTTTTTACCATCAAACAGGCGCTGGTATTCGCGATTATACTGGGAATGTTGGCTATAGTCGCAAGTCGTGTATTCGGAAACTAG
- a CDS encoding acetaldehyde dehydrogenase (acetylating) codes for MQKKLKAAVLGPGNIGIDLMLKLLRSPYHEVALVSGIDPQSEGLKIAASKGIPISLEGIDGVLAVKDLDIVFDATGAKPHLKHAPLLKEAGLFTVDLTPAAVGPYVVPAVNLDQHLNSAMNVNLITCGGQATIPIVYGVSRVTEVEYAEIVATISSRSAGPGTRKNIDEFTQTTRQGLISVGGAKDAKAIIILNPAEPPILMRNTIYAKCDTRRIDDIVKSVNEIVAVVQRYVPGYRLKVPPYADGERVVAMIEVTGAGDYLPTYSGNLDIITAAAVAVGERYAQFKQKAVF; via the coding sequence ATGCAGAAAAAACTGAAAGCAGCGGTACTGGGACCGGGAAATATCGGCATTGATTTAATGCTGAAGCTTTTACGGAGCCCGTATCACGAAGTTGCACTCGTATCAGGAATCGATCCGCAGTCGGAAGGACTGAAAATTGCCGCTTCCAAAGGGATCCCTATCTCCCTGGAAGGCATCGACGGCGTACTGGCAGTTAAGGACTTGGACATCGTATTTGACGCTACTGGTGCTAAGCCGCATCTCAAGCATGCGCCGCTATTGAAGGAGGCCGGCCTATTCACCGTTGACCTCACCCCCGCGGCGGTGGGACCTTATGTCGTTCCTGCCGTAAACTTGGACCAGCACTTAAATAGCGCTATGAATGTCAACTTAATTACTTGCGGCGGACAGGCAACGATACCGATTGTATACGGCGTCAGTCGAGTGACCGAGGTGGAATATGCGGAAATAGTGGCGACCATTAGTAGCCGGAGCGCCGGACCCGGCACGCGGAAAAACATTGACGAATTCACGCAAACGACCCGGCAGGGCCTGATCTCCGTCGGCGGCGCCAAGGACGCCAAGGCGATAATTATCCTGAACCCGGCGGAACCGCCGATCTTGATGCGTAATACCATCTATGCCAAGTGTGACACACGACGGATTGACGATATTGTAAAAAGCGTAAATGAAATTGTGGCAGTAGTGCAGCGGTATGTGCCAGGATACCGGCTCAAAGTTCCCCCTTATGCCGATGGCGAACGGGTGGTAGCAATGATTGAAGTTACAGGGGCTGGTGATTACTTGCCAACTTATTCGGGCAATCTTGATATTATTACGGCAGCTGCCGTCGCAGTTGGCGAGCGTTATGCCCAGTTTAAGCAAAAGGCGGTGTTTTAG
- a CDS encoding molybdopterin-binding protein, whose amino-acid sequence MQLNLLEKTELRIFGLVLANTNLSLAAEKVAEALALPPASVLVVDVRPDHICLDILEKSLDLRQIAGKERAILDGLATVPGLTVTADAYVDSSGIMGLIAFDEQQASELITRTEHLATEIEQAVLRRAIVFATGFEVKQRMIEDTNSPFLMRLLTEQGYSVEFGGILDDDAVVIRRKIDDALDRGFGLIITTGGVGAEDKDFSVEATTAIDPAAATPWIVKFQQGTGRHVKAGVRIGVGQCGIATIINLPGPHDEVVASSAALRRHCRTGRIDKVALADEIAQILRQKLSGKHWQHHTHQTSGEEDHGKNHHRATS is encoded by the coding sequence ATGCAGCTGAATCTGCTCGAAAAAACCGAGCTGCGTATTTTTGGACTTGTTTTGGCTAACACCAATTTAAGTCTCGCAGCGGAAAAAGTGGCTGAAGCGCTGGCTCTTCCCCCGGCCAGCGTGCTGGTGGTAGATGTCAGGCCTGACCATATTTGCCTGGATATCCTTGAAAAGAGTTTGGACCTGAGGCAAATTGCCGGTAAGGAGCGGGCTATTCTCGACGGGCTGGCCACGGTGCCCGGGCTTACCGTTACCGCTGATGCCTATGTGGATTCGTCCGGTATAATGGGGCTTATCGCTTTTGATGAACAGCAGGCCAGCGAACTTATCACGCGGACGGAACACCTCGCTACCGAGATCGAGCAGGCGGTGCTGCGGCGGGCAATAGTGTTTGCCACCGGATTTGAAGTAAAGCAGCGAATGATTGAAGATACCAATTCGCCCTTTCTCATGCGCCTCTTGACCGAGCAAGGCTACAGCGTTGAGTTTGGTGGTATTCTCGACGACGATGCGGTGGTAATTAGAAGGAAAATCGACGACGCCCTCGACCGTGGTTTTGGGTTGATAATTACCACCGGCGGCGTTGGCGCTGAAGACAAAGACTTCAGCGTTGAGGCAACGACCGCGATTGACCCGGCGGCGGCAACCCCCTGGATTGTCAAGTTTCAGCAAGGCACCGGCCGGCATGTTAAAGCCGGAGTGCGTATTGGCGTAGGCCAGTGCGGCATCGCCACAATTATCAACCTTCCCGGCCCCCACGACGAGGTGGTGGCGAGCAGCGCAGCCTTGAGGCGACACTGCCGGACGGGGCGGATCGACAAAGTCGCGCTGGCGGATGAAATTGCGCAAATCTTACGCCAGAAGCTAAGCGGTAAGCACTGGCAGCATCATACCCATCAAACTAGCGGGGAGGAAGATCATGGAAAAAACCATCATAGAGCAACTAGCTAA
- a CDS encoding 4Fe-4S binding protein, whose translation MKLVSLKPVVDKDKCIGCGICSKVCPAETIAVKERKAEIDLDHCRGCGACNQRCPVYAITMEKLEKPYTVKVDIADLAYDEIANLCIKAKLNPDQIICYCTATRAEEVAGAILKGAKTPEEISRRTGIRMGCKVECIQPVLRLLKAAGITPERPAGYQWYGLTPTVWDIPEEVKAKYNSRGFYFDEDIKLLDKVVEAKPSGRDSE comes from the coding sequence GTGAAACTCGTATCCCTGAAACCTGTTGTGGACAAGGACAAATGTATTGGCTGCGGCATTTGTTCCAAAGTTTGCCCTGCCGAAACAATTGCAGTTAAAGAGCGCAAAGCGGAAATTGACCTTGATCATTGCCGTGGCTGCGGCGCCTGCAATCAACGGTGTCCCGTTTATGCAATCACGATGGAGAAGCTGGAAAAACCGTACACGGTTAAGGTGGACATTGCCGATCTCGCCTATGATGAGATTGCTAACTTATGCATCAAAGCCAAGCTTAATCCTGACCAAATTATCTGTTACTGTACTGCAACCAGAGCGGAAGAAGTGGCCGGCGCTATCCTCAAAGGGGCCAAGACGCCGGAAGAGATCTCGCGCAGGACCGGCATCCGCATGGGCTGCAAAGTGGAATGCATTCAGCCAGTACTTCGACTGCTTAAGGCAGCCGGCATCACTCCCGAGCGTCCGGCCGGCTACCAGTGGTATGGTCTTACGCCCACCGTTTGGGACATTCCGGAAGAAGTTAAAGCCAAGTACAATAGCCGCGGCTTCTACTTCGATGAAGATATAAAACTTTTGGACAAAGTTGTTGAAGCTAAACCGAGCGGGAGGGATTCCGAATGA
- a CDS encoding proton-conducting transporter membrane subunit: MAALGCTTAVLCAIFVFAGETVVMPLINWSFFGMISARLDRLAAFFLLVVGLVGAMSSLYAVGYCREYYGRRLWIMAAWYNAFLLSIILVFTVSHVVAFLVVWEVMTAVSFFLVNHEWEKEVNRRAAYIYLVMTHIGTAFIITAFLLLAVRAGTFDFAGLAQGGTSETVRNLVFLLALVGFGTKAGIMPVHIWLPLAHPAAPSHVSALMSGVMIKTAIYGLSRFLLDFLGAGPDWWGVLMLVLAAVSAVLGVLYALMENDLKRLLAYSSVENVGIILLGIGAGLLFAGSGQTLLAGLAWSAAFYHLLNHAVFKSLLFLGAGAVVQRTHTKDIERLGGLIRRMPYTAALFLAGAAAISALPFMNGFISEWLTFQALIYLPYSLSGIGGRLAAALFVTALGLTGALAAACFVKAFGVTFLAKPRSAAAGQATEAPAVMLVPMAVLAAGCAVLGLWPQPVLAVLQAMLADYYGASGVAFRYAWPGLAVPVGVAQPVLALPWAAVLLLAGVALALVIFRLRGTPRATVGETWTCGIVPTARMEYTATGFSKPIRTVFAAILQPRRETVAQDDGSAYYGRRLAYRLHIRYVLNDLFYRPVHAVVLSGAQALKNIQSGSLQLYIGYVLAVTVIILVWSTSRW; this comes from the coding sequence ATGGCTGCGCTGGGATGTACCACAGCCGTACTGTGTGCAATTTTTGTTTTCGCGGGCGAGACGGTCGTAATGCCCCTCATTAACTGGTCTTTCTTTGGCATGATCAGCGCCCGCCTGGATCGGCTGGCGGCGTTCTTTTTGCTGGTTGTCGGCCTTGTCGGGGCCATGAGCAGTTTATATGCCGTCGGCTATTGCCGGGAGTATTACGGACGGCGCCTATGGATCATGGCGGCCTGGTACAATGCTTTCTTACTGTCCATTATTCTTGTTTTCACCGTCAGTCATGTCGTCGCGTTTCTGGTCGTCTGGGAGGTAATGACGGCGGTGTCCTTTTTCCTTGTCAACCACGAATGGGAAAAGGAGGTTAACCGCCGTGCCGCATACATTTATCTGGTCATGACCCATATCGGCACAGCCTTTATTATCACGGCGTTTTTGCTGTTGGCCGTTCGCGCCGGCACCTTCGACTTCGCCGGATTGGCGCAGGGGGGGACGAGCGAAACGGTGCGCAATCTCGTCTTTTTGCTGGCGCTGGTTGGTTTTGGTACGAAAGCAGGCATCATGCCGGTTCACATCTGGCTGCCCCTGGCCCATCCCGCTGCGCCCAGTCATGTTTCGGCCCTCATGTCCGGCGTGATGATTAAAACGGCCATTTATGGCCTTAGCCGGTTTCTGCTTGATTTTTTGGGCGCCGGGCCTGACTGGTGGGGCGTCCTGATGCTGGTTTTGGCCGCCGTGTCCGCCGTGCTGGGAGTGCTGTATGCGCTGATGGAAAACGATCTCAAGCGGCTGCTGGCCTATTCGAGTGTGGAAAATGTGGGCATTATTCTGCTGGGGATAGGCGCCGGCCTGTTGTTTGCCGGCAGCGGCCAAACGCTGCTGGCAGGTCTGGCCTGGTCGGCGGCGTTTTATCACCTTCTTAACCATGCCGTGTTTAAATCGCTGCTGTTTCTTGGGGCCGGCGCCGTGGTGCAGCGCACTCATACCAAGGACATTGAGCGGCTGGGCGGCCTGATCCGTCGGATGCCCTATACGGCCGCCCTGTTCCTGGCCGGAGCGGCGGCGATATCGGCCTTGCCGTTTATGAACGGCTTTATTAGTGAATGGCTGACCTTTCAGGCCCTCATCTACTTGCCGTACAGCCTCAGCGGCATTGGCGGCCGGCTGGCCGCGGCGTTGTTCGTGACTGCCCTGGGGCTGACCGGGGCCTTGGCCGCCGCCTGTTTTGTCAAAGCCTTTGGTGTTACTTTCCTGGCCAAGCCGCGCAGCGCCGCCGCCGGGCAGGCAACGGAAGCGCCGGCGGTGATGCTTGTTCCCATGGCTGTGCTGGCTGCCGGCTGCGCCGTGCTTGGCCTCTGGCCCCAGCCGGTTTTGGCGGTGCTGCAAGCAATGCTGGCTGATTATTACGGCGCCTCAGGGGTGGCGTTCCGTTACGCCTGGCCGGGGCTGGCCGTCCCGGTCGGTGTCGCTCAGCCGGTTTTGGCCCTGCCATGGGCAGCTGTCTTGCTGTTGGCCGGCGTTGCGCTGGCGCTGGTGATTTTCCGGTTACGGGGCACGCCGCGGGCGACGGTGGGCGAAACCTGGACCTGCGGCATTGTGCCTACGGCCCGCATGGAATATACGGCTACCGGGTTCTCCAAACCTATCCGCACCGTTTTCGCCGCCATTCTGCAGCCGCGGCGAGAGACGGTGGCGCAGGACGATGGTAGCGCCTATTACGGCCGGCGGCTGGCCTATCGGCTGCACATCCGTTACGTCCTGAATGACCTCTTCTACCGGCCCGTGCATGCCGTTGTGCTAAGCGGGGCGCAGGCGCTTAAAAACATCCAGAGCGGGAGCCTGCAGCTGTATATTGGCTATGTGCTGGCCGTGACAGTGATTATTTTGGTTTGGAGTACGAGCAGGTGGTGA
- a CDS encoding beta-class carbonic anhydrase, with protein MTLLEQILAVNQSFVQNVSEAFRQTAPKVSKFPKKRLAIFTCMDTRLVDFLEPALGIKRQEAVVIKNAGNSITGSFEATIRSLVIAIFELDIKEIMVIGHEDCGVAHSTSQAIIDKMLRRGISHDAIKMIKEEFELWLDNFHRPHENVKQVVEKIKNNPLIPADIPVHGLIFEPNTGELSILVNGYDS; from the coding sequence ATGACGCTATTGGAACAAATATTGGCGGTAAACCAATCTTTTGTTCAAAATGTATCAGAAGCGTTTAGACAAACCGCGCCAAAGGTTAGCAAGTTCCCGAAAAAGAGATTAGCCATATTTACTTGCATGGATACGCGGCTTGTTGATTTTTTGGAACCGGCGCTTGGCATCAAACGGCAGGAAGCGGTAGTCATAAAAAATGCCGGAAATTCCATCACGGGCAGCTTTGAGGCTACCATCAGAAGCCTTGTAATAGCCATTTTTGAGCTTGATATTAAAGAAATTATGGTAATAGGCCATGAAGATTGTGGGGTTGCTCACTCAACTTCGCAGGCAATTATTGATAAAATGCTGCGAAGAGGTATATCACATGACGCGATTAAGATGATCAAAGAGGAATTTGAATTATGGCTGGATAATTTCCACCGACCACATGAGAACGTAAAACAAGTAGTTGAAAAAATTAAAAACAACCCGTTGATTCCGGCCGATATTCCTGTTCATGGTTTGATTTTTGAACCGAATACAGGGGAATTATCCATACTGGTTAATGGTTATGACAGCTAA